A window of the Abditibacteriota bacterium genome harbors these coding sequences:
- a CDS encoding SDR family oxidoreductase, with the protein MLILVTGTSRGIGKAIAERFLREGHTLAGIDRRASSISHPAYSHYELDIRDAGRLPDLQGVNVLVNNAGTQNEEDIDVNLKALIAVTEKYGLQPDIRAILNIGSAGGHTGSEFPEYCASKGGVIAYTKNVALRVAEYGAVCNSLDPGGVVTPLNEPVMRDRALWDEIMEETPLRRWATSEEIAEWAYFLTVTNRFCTGQSIVVDGGESVKHRFVWKD; encoded by the coding sequence ATGCTGATACTCGTGACCGGGACCTCCCGGGGAATAGGAAAGGCCATAGCAGAGCGCTTTTTGCGCGAGGGCCACACCCTGGCGGGCATAGACCGCAGAGCCTCGTCCATAAGCCATCCCGCTTATTCCCATTATGAGCTGGATATCAGAGACGCGGGCCGGCTGCCCGACCTGCAGGGCGTCAACGTGCTCGTCAACAATGCGGGCACCCAGAACGAAGAGGACATAGACGTCAATCTGAAGGCTCTCATCGCCGTCACCGAAAAATACGGCCTGCAGCCGGACATACGGGCCATACTGAACATAGGCTCCGCCGGCGGTCACACAGGCTCCGAATTTCCCGAATACTGCGCCAGCAAGGGAGGAGTCATAGCCTACACCAAAAACGTGGCCTTGCGGGTGGCCGAATACGGCGCCGTGTGCAACAGCCTGGACCCCGGGGGAGTCGTGACCCCTCTCAACGAGCCGGTGATGCGGGACAGGGCCCTGTGGGACGAGATCATGGAGGAGACTCCCCTCAGACGCTGGGCCACCTCGGAAGAGATAGCGGAATGGGCCTATTTTCTCACGGTGACCAACCGCTTTTGCACCGGGCAGAGCATAGTGGTGGACGGAGGCGAGTCCGTCAAGCACAGGTTTGTGTGGAAGGATTGA
- a CDS encoding VUT family protein — MPTSALRAFCREEAACVLCGKAGGKAVKETGARSSSFGSWIILDKKQSAILLRCIPATVVSLFVVSVICMNLLANKTLYQSYWIALDGGILVSWVSFLCMDMITKYFGPRASNTIALLAVSINLLTCFIFYIAGAIPSHANDYAALDGILKGTWFILLGSTIAFIASAVINNFMNWQIGKLFDRDPDGKAAFFVRTYVSTFVGQFLDNLIFAIIVFVIFAPIFWDGFHWTALQCAVCSLTGASIELAAEAVFSPWGYRIVSEWKKHRVGAEYLEYMKDR, encoded by the coding sequence ATGCCCACCTCCGCTTTGCGCGCCTTTTGCCGAGAGGAGGCTGCCTGCGTTTTGTGCGGCAAAGCCGGAGGAAAAGCAGTGAAAGAAACCGGAGCCCGATCCTCATCCTTTGGATCCTGGATCATCCTTGACAAAAAACAGTCGGCCATATTGCTGAGGTGTATCCCCGCCACCGTGGTCTCCCTGTTTGTGGTCAGCGTCATATGCATGAACCTGCTGGCCAACAAGACCCTGTATCAGAGCTATTGGATAGCTCTCGACGGGGGCATACTGGTTTCGTGGGTGTCCTTCCTGTGTATGGACATGATCACCAAGTATTTCGGTCCCAGAGCCTCCAACACCATCGCGCTGCTGGCCGTCTCCATCAATCTGCTCACCTGCTTCATTTTTTATATAGCCGGAGCCATACCGTCTCACGCCAACGATTACGCCGCGCTGGACGGCATCCTGAAGGGCACCTGGTTCATCCTGCTGGGCAGCACCATCGCCTTTATCGCTTCGGCCGTCATCAACAACTTCATGAACTGGCAGATCGGCAAGCTGTTTGACAGGGACCCCGACGGCAAGGCGGCCTTTTTTGTCAGGACCTACGTCTCCACCTTTGTGGGGCAGTTCCTGGACAATCTGATCTTTGCCATCATAGTCTTCGTGATATTTGCTCCCATTTTCTGGGACGGCTTTCACTGGACCGCGCTCCAGTGCGCGGTGTGCTCTCTGACCGGCGCTTCCATAGAGCTGGCGGCGGAGGCCGTGTTTTCACCCTGGGGCTACAGGATAGTCAGCGAATGGAAAAAGCACCGCGTAGGCGCCGAATATCTGGAATATATGAAAGACAGGTAA